ATAATCTTGCCGCTGTTAAAGGTAAGATCATTTTGTGTGAGGAACTGAATTAAAGTGTAACACGTTTAGGAAAATCTTTGTATGCCGACTCTGCTGAACAGTCTGGAGCCAACGAAAAATCATCAAGCGAAGTTGACCATCATCGCGGACCCGGAGGTAAATATCAACAaaccttttttaaataattactgttTGTTTTTAGTGTACCGCTTCCACGCCAAGAAGCAAAACGAGAGTTCCAAATTCCACAccaaagtacaaaaaattgtcattcAATCCGACAGAAGGTCCCgttaaaaaaacgattttttaaatgtatgatttaataaagagatatttatttaagtaaCAGTTTGTTATTGATTATTTCCCGGGCCTCCAGGAGATATTTCGAAGGCCATGaaacgttttcttcaaattgcTGCTGTCGGACCACTccgaattaaaataattatcgtCGTCATCCGCTTCCAGTTTTTTCAGTTCTTCCTGTCTTCGATACGCGTGCAtcataaattcctttctttgCTCTTCCGACATAATTGGCTCTCTTGCCGGAGGCCCTTGACCCCGTTTTGTCAATTTAACAATAACctaaacaatattttcaataattaaataaacaaatatattttCGTACCTTgcacttttcaatttttccaaCATAATCCCCCAACATTTTCCCATCTCGGTACATTTCCTTCCCACAGAACCACAGTTGGGCAGTCGCTGGATCGATAACTTCAAGAGACGCTTGTGTTCCGGACAGATCTTCAATGTTTTCAAATTCCATGCGAATTACGTCATGAGGAGGCAATTTCATGGGATAGACAATAAGTGTCGCCCCTTTCAGAATATTAATTGCTTCTTTTACCACCTTCATATCCAAACATTTATTCtgcaaaaccaaatttttcgaaatcatatCTTTGGCATCCTTTATTGCTTTATTCAAAACGTCTTGCATTTCTTTTCGGGGTTGTTTGCCATTTCGGCGCCCAATGGGGTCCTTATTCATTGTAAACCCCCCACTAGGGATGCACTTTTCGCCCCAAGGATCCGTCAGTTTTAATTCTTCGACCTGTTCCGGGGTCAGTCCCAAAATTTCCGGAGGATACAGCGTTCCATGTTTGGCTAACTCTTCCATTTCGGAACAAATTCGATTCACTTTTAACCGCCCATTGTATACCGCTGTTATTTTTGTGGCAACGTCTTCAACAGGGGTATTGAGCGTAGTTTCATAAAGAAACTGGCTCTGGTCGTTGTGTTTCACATGCAAAATTACCATTTTTGACAA
The sequence above is a segment of the Tribolium castaneum strain GA2 chromosome 9, icTriCast1.1, whole genome shotgun sequence genome. Coding sequences within it:
- the LOC655762 gene encoding cilia- and flagella-associated protein 298, which codes for MVILHVKHNDQSQFLYETTLNTPVEDVATKITAVYNGRLKVNRICSEMEELAKHGTLYPPEILGLTPEQVEELKLTDPWGEKCIPSGGFTMNKDPIGRRNGKQPRKEMQDVLNKAIKDAKDMISKNLVLQNKCLDMKVVKEAINILKGATLIVYPMKLPPHDVIRMEFENIEDLSGTQASLEVIDPATAQLWFCGKEMYRDGKMLGDYVGKIEKCKVIVKLTKRGQGPPAREPIMSEEQRKEFMMHAYRRQEELKKLEADDDDNYFNSEWSDSSNLKKTFHGLRNISWRPGK